The stretch of DNA AACAACTTGGAGGATGCACATGAACAGATTGACACTGCCATTTCCACTGCACTGAAGGAGAGCAAGCCTGTTTACATCAGCATCAGCTGCAACCTCCCATCGATCCCGCATCCTACCTTTAGCCGCCATCCTGTCCCTTTCTTTCTCTCCCCAAAGTAAGTTGGCATGCTCCCTGTATGCGCATAATGACGATGAGATGGCAGTTGGCTCGGTATTACTGATGTTGATGAACTGTTCATTTGTCAGACTGTCAAACCAGATGACCTTGGAAGCAGCAGTGGAGACAGCTGCGGCTTTTCTGAACAAATCAGTCAAGCCGGTCCTTGTTGGCGGACCAAAGATGAGGGTGGCCAAAGCATGCGAGGCCTTCGTAGAGCTGGCTGATGCATGCGGTTATCCGGTTGCAGCGATGCCTTCTGCAAAGGGGCTTGTGCCAGAGCACCATTCTAGATTTATCGGCACATACTGGGGTGCTGTCAGCACTCCGTTCTGTGCTGAGATTGTGGAGTCAGCTGATGCCTATTTGTTTGCCGGCCCGATATTTAACGACTACAGCTCGGTTGGGTACTCACTTCTTCTCAAGAAGGAGAAGGCCATCATTGTCCAGCCGGACCGAGTGGTGATTGGGAACGGGCCTGCATTTGGGTGTGTTCTGATGAAGGACTTCCTGCATGCACTTGGAACCCGGCTGAAGAAGAACACAGCTGCCTACGACAACTACAGTCGGATTTTTGTGCCTCAGGgcgaacccctttcctctgcgcCTGGAGAGCCCTTGAGAGTGAATGTACTTTTCAAGCATGTTCAGAAAATGTTGTCTGGCAACTCAGCTGTTATAGCAGAGACCGGGGACTCATGGTTTAACTGCCAGAAGCTGAAACTACCAGAAGGCTGTGGGTAAGCTCCCCTGAAATGTTCCAGAGCTCAAACTTCTGTATTGGTTGTTGGTCACATCCGTTCTTTTAGTATTTTTAATTTAGGTATAGTTGGATTATATCCAGATATTTTGTTCTGattttctttttgcaaattgatTATTTATCCGGGAGAATTTGATAAAATGCCCCATAGTAGTTAGAACTTTGATAAAATAACCCGTGATGTGTCACCGATTAGTGAGGCCATATTATCAACTGGTTTCCTGCAAGAATCTCGAAAATGAATGATAGAAGTCTAGACTAATTTTACATTGGTAACAATTGACAAGCCTTGTTTGTGTCAGTAAGTAGGATGTATACTGTTCAGTTTATGTTTAATTAAACACCATTTTCTTTTGGTAGGTATGAATTTCAGATGCAATATGGATCAATTGGTTGGTCTGTGGGTGCAACTCTGGGATATGCCCAGGCTGCTAAGGATAAGCGAGTCATTTCCTTCATTGGAGATGGCAGCTTTCAGGTATAAAAAAAAATCAGAATCACCAATCGTTCTATCCTATACTATTAAATGTAAAGCTCTATAAAAATATGCGGCTAAGAAAGATTTAATTGAGCTGGTATATAGGTGACGGCACAAGAAGTGTCGACGATGCTCCGGTGGGAACAGAACAACATCATCTTTCTCATAAACAACGGGGGTTATACCATTGAGGTGGAGATCCATGACGGCCCTTACAACATCATCAAGAACTGGAACTACACCGGCGTGGTGGAAGCATTCCATAATGGCGAGGGCAAGTGCTATACGGCCAAGGTTGGTGTTACACTTGTAATCTATATTTACTTATACGGCTAAAAAAAATTTAGAAAGGTTTTTTGAAACTGCCAGCCGGGGGAAAGACTCCCCACCTGAATATATTTCAAAATGTTTAAAAAGTACTGCATTGCAATGACATTTCACCCTTGTGTCTGTAGGTCCGAACAGAGGAGGAACTGAAGAAAGCAATCGAGGCATCCCTAGGACCCAACAAGGACAGCCTGTGCTTTATAGAGGTAATTGTGCACAAGGATGACACTAGTAAAGAGCTTCTTGAGTGGGGTTCTAGGGTTTCCGCCGCGAATAGCCGCCCACCAAATCCCCAGTGACACATCAGGTCTCCACAAGATCCTCATCCAGCTTAATGATGTCATGTGGAAGTTCTGAATAGATGTTACTGTTCTCTGAATAAATCATCCATTTGAGTCCATTGCTGTTGCAAGTGCTCATGGTTACTGTACATAGATGGTCTTAGTTCAGGAACCTGTGCTTGTATATTACTTCAATAAATCTGAAATCGATGTCGTAGCCAGCTAAAGACGCTCTTGATTTTGGCATCTTTCTTGATTTTGACAACAGTTTCAAGCTGGTTGTGTTTCTCAAAAGCATTAGTAAGACGAAACAAGTTGCGTTTCTAGAATGCGAAGAAGATTCAGTTATGTGGTGAAGTAGCAGAGTAATTCAATGGTGCACTCTTGGGTGAAAACAATTTCTGAATGTCAAAATATTACAGAAAGAACACTGTCTGTTTTGCGTTTGTAAACTTTCATGGGAGATGGTTATTTTGCACCCTGTGCACAAAAAAAAGTTTCAGTGCTCTTTTGCTATGAAAATTTACATGGGTGTAAAGAACTTGAATTTATACCTAACAAAAGTAAAAGATGTGTTTCACATCTCTACCTAACCTAATATTAAAGTGAGGTGTCTCTCTCGACACTTTCACATCTCTAACTTAATATCTGTCTCTACCTAATATTAAAGGGAGGTGTCTGTCTCGACACTTGACCATGATATTTAGACCAAATTTAGCAGTAGTGACATTTGGGACCAGGAAAGTGGCAGTTTTCAAAATGTTTTCCAGCTGGTATGATTTAATTTAATTTATTTCAAACCATTTGCAGCAGCCCAATTTTATATGAGTAAGACACAAATTCACATGAAACCTTTCTCCTCATTCACCTCACAAACCTTGGCCAATTCTAAGATTGATGAATTTAGGCTGTTGTTGACCAGCATCAATTGAACAGCAGAGGAAACTCCAGAACATGCACATGGCTACATGAATGAAGTTCTCATCTACTACCTTGGCATGGTAGTAAGTACCGACCGCACAGCCGATTTTGCCAAGAGAGGCCCTCTTCAAGGTTGTTTCTGGTGCACCCAGCCATATCTCAGACTCTATAATAACAGTTCTTCTCAGTGACAGGGTGAAAAGGTTTAGTGTCAATGCTGTTGCAGGCATTGACCTGAAATTGTCAGAGGAGTTTGCAGAAGACAGATTTCACACCACTAGGTTGTCGGACCTTAGAATGCTCAGTTCAATATGAGAATCAATTCTTGACGAAATTTAATGTGTCCTAGTCCTACACTTTGTGTTTAGAAGGGAATGCACTATTGTTATGTATGATGTCATGATTTATATGACAGCATCCATCATGTATGCTTTGCTCTAGGTTCTTCTATTACAGTGGTATGCTTATTCGTTGCTTTCTTGATATCTTTTTTCATGAATTGTAAGTCGATTTCTGTGGTCATCGAAGTCTGAGATGTCTGTGTTTTGATTCTGATCCTATATATGTTTCAAAAATGTGACTCAACTTACAAAATGAGTCCCCATGTACTATTGTATATGACATTGCATATTACTACCTGGCATCTAACACTGGCACAAACAAACCTACATCTAAATGAACTGATGCACAGAGCAACCTGATATAACTTAACTATGATCACATGTCATGGAAGAACTTGTAGGTCTTGACATCGAGCGCAATTGCTCTGATGGCGCCAGTGCACGCAAGAACTCCGATGACAGAGAACAAGACGGCGCCGGAGCAGCAAAGGGCCTTGACAGTACGCCGCAGGCCCAGGTTTTTGGGCAGCTTCCCGGCCTTGAGAAATGCCAATGCAGGCAGCACAAAGTCCAGTGGGGTGAACCCAACCGCTCCACAAACTGATACAAAGTCCCCAAAGAATGGCATTGCGGCGGCAACAAGGGTGATCGTCGCCATGTATGCAGAGGTGTACATCAGTCGCCACAGCCATGCTCTGTACGCCGTGTTCTTCGCCTGAATGCGCTCTTCAAAGTGCGCGTATGTCGGCCTGCAGTATATCTTTGTGAAGAAGAGGTACAGTTAGTTACTGGATGGTTGCCAAGAAACTTCTGATGGAAGTAGCACGTTTGCCATAAGTTACAGTTACCTGAAAGCAACCTGTGATCTGAATGACTGCAAATATGTTTGCCATTACAATTGCCCATCTTGGGACAGTCAGGGAGGACAAGATGTATGGCTGGACTTCAGAGCCAAATGCCCAATAGCCACTGAATGCCAGTGTCCAGTAGGACTCGACGATCAATGTGTACGCCGTCGAGACACCCTTGTACATGTTTGTCGTCGCCGGTTCTCGCACGGTGCTCTGCATTTCAGCCAGTTTTACACAAGGAATGATTGATTGTACACTTAATTCATCGATACATCAACTGAATTTTCAGGTGGGCACCTGGATTTCTGGCAGCATTGCATCACCAAATGAGAAGGCTATTGTGCCCAGTGCATTGAAACCTCTGAAGACCTTAGTTCCGGTGCTTCCTTGCAGGCTGTAGCCAACATCATTTCGGTCAACCCGATATCCTGCGGTAGTGCGGTAGCCAGCAGAGGATGCTGTCAGATTGTTTCATATCTTCAGCAATTTCAGTACTTTATGATGAAAATTTACTGAATTTTACCATCGTATATCGTGACACCGATGGCTGTCCCGGCAAACCCAATGGTGGACGCAGTGCAGGTAGCATTCACCCACCGGAGCGAATGGATGTCGGGAAGCTGCGAGAGAAACAGCTCGAACGCGCCGAAGAGGAGGATGAGGTGCTGCAGCGTCATCGCGCCATGGTCGGCGGCGTAGTAGTGCTTGTAGACGGCCTTGAGGCTGCTGCCGGCCGCAATCTGGATCGCAATGTTGTTGCCAACCGACGCCACTTGCTGGAAGAACGACACATACCAGTAGCCCCATGGACCTGATCAACAAAGTACAGAGTCACTCTCAAGGTAAATTTTCACCAACTATTGTGCTGTTAACACTTAACAGTCGATGTTGAATCATAAGTGCACCATTGACGAGAATTGCAGTTAAATGATCAAAAGAGCATTTCTCTCAGCAACTTTCTTTTGCAACAATAAAAAAGGTTTCTGCAGTTACAGTATTCGTCAGATGGTAAGAACTACTATTTGTTGGAAGGAAAATTGCACTGACCAAATATGCTTTGTGCGAGCAGCCGGTAGCTGGTGTGCTTCTCCCCGTTCCACTGCCACAGCGAGGCAACGGCCAGGCTAGAACACCAGGTGACCAGCGTCCCTATCACCAAGCTGCAAACACCTGTGGGAAAAACAGAGCCGCTAATCACCCGATCAAAAAATAACCAACCAGAGAATTTACACCATACGGTAAATAAACAGTATGGCGATTGTTAATAGCACATCGGTTTGTGAAAATTTACCCAGAGGCCAGCCCAAGGATGCGAGGGCAAAGGGCAAGGGAGCGTAGGCTGCCGGCGTGGCGATCGTCGTCGCCACGTGGACCGCCGCGTGCCTCCACGTGCCCTTCCCTCCCTCGGCGGCGCCGTCCTTGTCCACGCCGGCTTCGCCGGCCTGGTCCTCCTGGGCACCGCCTCTCGCCGTCGCCGGTGACATGCCCACTGCTGCTGCTCCTCTTCACTGGACTTCAGTAAGAACTAAGAAGAGCTTGAGGGCGAGTGATCCGCTGGCTTATGTCACGCCTCTTATCTGGTGTTGACCCAGGCGGTTTCTGCACTGAAGAACGGAAGCGGAGAAAGATGGACTCATCTCATATTGGAGTAGCGTGGAAATGGAATACATGCTTTGGCATGGAACAACGAAAACCAACCGCTTCTTTCCAAGTACACCCTCTGTCCCCAAATAAATGTCTCAATCTTAGTATAATTTTATATCAAAGCTAATACAAagttaagacacttattttgagacaAAGAAAATAGTATATGCTACTGTTTTGTGAGGAAAGTTAGATCCATATATTATTACCAAGGACTAAGCAAAGATACAGTAAAAACATCTCCAACAAGGCGCGCAACGCTTGGCACGCTAAAAAAGCGTTTACAACGTCTATGTAGCCAGTTTTTACGCGCCGCTGTGCGCTGGCTCCAACGTCCGCTATAAAAAATTGCGCGCGCGCCGCTCTAGCAGACGCGTtatatttcttcttcttctactccGACCCGATACACATTCAGCATCGTGTGATACTATAGGCATAGATAAATAAACAAGAGATAAAAACGATACATAGATAGTTTATATCCTCCTCCTATGATAGATAAAAAACTACTCCTCGTCGACCTCCTTCTCTGACTTCGACTCCGcctcggtgatgtcctcctccgaTGTCTCAATGAAGGCGTCAAGGTATCGATTGTCGTTGGAGTCCTAGGACGACCAGGACGAGGCTGCTCCTAGGTCGATGTTGAATTGAGCAGCCGCCTTCCGTGTACGCTTGTCCTTCTTTGTCCTCCTTTGCGCGAGAACCAGCGCTCTTTAATGACGTCCTGTGGGAAGCGTTGGCACCACAACTTCATGGCTTCCTTGTCCATCTCGGCGAGGCTGAGACAGCGCTCCCACCTCCTGTTGTCACAACGATCCTCGTCGGTGATAAACCGCGGGGGAAGGCGCCCGCTCCTACACCAGCCCGCGTCGGCATCTCCGGAAAGTTCATGTCCCTACGAGGCCACCATGTCAACTTATTAACATCCCCATGGAAAaaataaacatggcaaaaaagCCATGGCAACTACGAAAGCAGTCCTTTTATTTATGTAAGAAAATCACAAGTTCATCGCCAAGTTATGggaaaaaaattctatttttaccATGACCTGAAGGGATACGGTTATTAAGTTACACTATTAGGGAAAAGACTATACACAAAATCTTACCGGCATCACTCTTTAAAATAAAGCGTTGCTGCtatgtagcagtagcgcgcgcATACAAAACTCGCTGCTAAAATAAATGTAGCAGTATCACGCCTGCTCTGAGACGCGTTACTGCTATAATTGCCACGACGCCGCCACGGGGCTAGTTCTAGCAGCAGCGCGTTAATACGAAGAGCACTACTGCTACGGAtcatagcagtagcgcatttCCACAATAACCTACTGCTAAGTTTACTACAAAAATgtagtcccacctcgctccgtGAAGAGAGTTtctaccaccttaaatatgttacttctcaaactttcacaagcacttggtcttcattgaactctatgtgtagcATAAACCGGTGAGGACTCATATTAACAaatcagattgtacacaaaaagatcattgatgatcaatgtatttttatgtctatttttacatgttgatgatgtctactacacaaccttcttcttgtagaaattgttgggcctccaagtgcagaggtttgtaggacagtagcaaatttccctcaagtggatgacctaagatttatcaatccgtaggaggcgtaggatgaagatggtctctctcaagcaaccctgcaacaaaataacaaagagtctcttgtgtccccaacacacccaatacaatggtaaattgtataggtgcactagttcggcgaaaagatggtgatacaagtgcaatatggatagtaaataatagtttttgtaatctgaaaatataaaaacagcaaggtaactaatgataaaagtgagcgtaaacggtattgcaatgcgttgaaataaggcctagggttcatactttcgctagtgtaaatttcctcaacaatactaacataattggatcacataactatccctcaacatgcaacaaagagtcactccaaagtcactaatagcggagaacgaacgaagagattatggtagggtacgaaaccacctcaaagttattctttccaatcaatccattgggctattcctataagtgtcacaaacagccctagagttcgtactagaataacaccttaagacacaaatcaaccaaaaccctaatgtcacctagatactccaatgtcacctcaagtatccgtggtatgattatacgatatgcatcacacaatctcagattcatctattcaaccaacacaaaggacctcaaagagtgccccaaagttctaccggagaatcacgacgaaaacgtgtgccaacccctatgcataggttcccaatgtcacgaaacccgcaagttgatcaccaagacatacatcaagtggcacatgatatcccattgtcaccatagatattcacggcaagacatacatcaagtgttctcaagtctttaaagactcaattctataagattacttcaaaggggaaactcaattcattacacgagagaagaggggggaagaaacatcataggatccaaatataatagcaaagctcgcgatacatcaagatcgtatcatctcaagaacacgagagagagagagagagagagaaagagagagattaaacacatagctactggtacataccctcagccccgagggagaactactccctcctcgtcatggagagcactgggatgatgaaggtggccaccggagagggattgccccctccggcagggtgccggaatgggtctagattggctttcggtggctgcggagacttctggcggcggaactcctgatctattgtgcgttctggaagttttagggtatatggagttatataggcagaagaagcacgtcaggggagccacgggggtcccacgaggcagggggcgcgccccccaccctcgtgggaagctCCCGTATCTTTtgatgtggggtccaagtccatcaggtgtgtttccttccaaaaataacttctccagttgatttcgttccgtttcgactccgtctgatattccttttcttcaaaacactgaaataggcataaaacagtaaatctgggctgggcctccggtcaataggttagtcccaaaaataatataaaagtggaaaataaagcccaatattgcctaaaacagtagataatatagcatggagcaatcaaaaattatagatacgttggagacgtatcaagcatccccaagcttaattcctgctcgtcctcgagtaggtaatgataaaaaagaatttttgatgcggagtgctacttggcataatttcaatgtaattcttcttaattgtggcatgaatattcagatccataagattcaatacaaaagtttaatattgacataaaaataataatacttcaagcatactaacaaagcaattatgtcttctcaaaataacatggctaaagaaagctatccctacaaaatcatatagtctggctatgctccatcttcaccacacaacatatttaaatcatgcacaaccccgatgacaagccaagcaattgtttcatacttttgatgttctcaatttttttcaatcttcacgcaatacatgagcatgaaccatggatatagcactataggtggaatagaatggtggttgtggagaggacaaaaagggagaagatagtctcacatcgactaggcgtatcaacgggctatgaagatgtccatcaatagatatcaatgtgagtgagtagggattgccatgcaacggatgcactagagctataagtgtatgaaagctcaacaaaggaaactagtgggtgtgcatccaacttgcttgctcacgaagacctagggcactttaggaggcccattgttggaatatacaagccaagttatataatgaaaaattcccactagtatatgaaagtgacagaacaagagactctctatcataaagatcatggtgctactttgaagcacaagtgtggaaaaagaatagtagcattgtcccttttattttttatttggcctttcctttttttatttggcctttatttttttttatttggccccTTTTTTatggtctttctctttttttgggacaatgctctattgaatgatgatcatcacacttatatttatttacaactcaatgattacaacttgatactagaacaagatatgactctatatgaatgcctctggcggtgtaccgggatg from Triticum urartu cultivar G1812 chromosome 3, Tu2.1, whole genome shotgun sequence encodes:
- the LOC125542878 gene encoding GABA transporter 1-like, coding for MSPATARGGAQEDQAGEAGVDKDGAAEGGKGTWRHAAVHVATTIATPAAYAPLPFALASLGWPLGVCSLVIGTLVTWCSSLAVASLWQWNGEKHTSYRLLAQSIFGPWGYWYVSFFQQVASVGNNIAIQIAAGSSLKAVYKHYYAADHGAMTLQHLILLFGAFELFLSQLPDIHSLRWVNATCTASTIGFAGTAIGVTIYDGYRVDRNDVGYSLQGSTGTKVFRGFNALGTIAFSFGDAMLPEIQSTVREPATTNMYKGVSTAYTLIVESYWTLAFSGYWAFGSEVQPYILSSLTVPRWAIVMANIFAVIQITGCFQIYCRPTYAHFEERIQAKNTAYRAWLWRLMYTSAYMATITLVAAAMPFFGDFVSVCGAVGFTPLDFVLPALAFLKAGKLPKNLGLRRTVKALCCSGAVLFSVIGVLACTGAIRAIALDVKTYKFFHDM
- the LOC125542877 gene encoding pyruvate decarboxylase 1-like produces the protein MDIGSIPSPADAAAPPSAAAVPREATLGRHLAHRLAEVGAREVFTVPGDFNLTLLDELEAEQPSGGGVRLVGCCNELNAAYAADGYARARDGGVGACAVTFTVGGLSAINAVAGAFSENLPVICIVGGPNSNDYGSNRILHHTIGIPDFTQELRCFQNVTCYQAVVNNLEDAHEQIDTAISTALKESKPVYISISCNLPSIPHPTFSRHPVPFFLSPKLSNQMTLEAAVETAAAFLNKSVKPVLVGGPKMRVAKACEAFVELADACGYPVAAMPSAKGLVPEHHSRFIGTYWGAVSTPFCAEIVESADAYLFAGPIFNDYSSVGYSLLLKKEKAIIVQPDRVVIGNGPAFGCVLMKDFLHALGTRLKKNTAAYDNYSRIFVPQGEPLSSAPGEPLRVNVLFKHVQKMLSGNSAVIAETGDSWFNCQKLKLPEGCGYEFQMQYGSIGWSVGATLGYAQAAKDKRVISFIGDGSFQVTAQEVSTMLRWEQNNIIFLINNGGYTIEVEIHDGPYNIIKNWNYTGVVEAFHNGEGKCYTAKVRTEEELKKAIEASLGPNKDSLCFIEVIVHKDDTSKELLEWGSRVSAANSRPPNPQ